A section of the Rhodobacter sp. genome encodes:
- the lpxD gene encoding UDP-3-O-(3-hydroxymyristoyl)glucosamine N-acyltransferase has protein sequence MQHRVSDIAAALGARFEGVGDLTVTAAAEPSVAGPFDLALAMAPRYAEGLSQGRARAAILWEGADWRALGLEAAIFAPRPRLAMAVLTRSFDPGPVLAPGIHPSAVIDTSAQIGPGAAIGPFVVIGADARIGPEARIADHVSIGAGVQIGARALILSGVRIGARVRIGDDFIAQPGCVIGGDGFSFVTEDRSRVEEARQSLGQNAEAAHQAWLRIHSLGAVRIGDNVEVGANSTIDRGTIRDTVIGRGTKIDNLVQVGHNVIVGEDCLLCGQVGIAGSTRIGNHVVLGGQAGVVDNISVGDGVVAAAGTLITSNAPAGRMLMGSPAVRMDQNVEIYKAQRRLPRILAQFAELQKTVKNLVEKGAGGES, from the coding sequence ATGCAGCACCGCGTTTCCGATATCGCCGCCGCGCTGGGCGCGCGGTTCGAGGGCGTGGGCGACCTGACCGTCACCGCCGCCGCCGAGCCGAGCGTGGCCGGGCCGTTCGATCTGGCCCTGGCCATGGCGCCCCGCTATGCCGAGGGGCTGTCGCAAGGCCGGGCCCGCGCCGCGATCCTTTGGGAAGGCGCGGATTGGCGCGCGCTGGGGCTCGAGGCGGCGATCTTTGCCCCGCGCCCGCGGCTGGCGATGGCGGTCCTGACCCGCAGTTTCGATCCCGGTCCGGTGCTTGCCCCCGGCATCCACCCCAGCGCGGTGATCGACACCTCGGCCCAGATCGGCCCGGGCGCGGCGATCGGCCCCTTTGTGGTGATCGGCGCCGACGCGCGGATCGGCCCCGAGGCGCGCATCGCCGATCACGTCAGCATCGGCGCGGGGGTGCAGATCGGGGCGCGGGCCCTGATCCTGTCCGGGGTGCGGATCGGTGCGCGGGTGCGGATCGGCGACGATTTCATCGCCCAGCCCGGGTGCGTGATCGGCGGCGACGGGTTCAGTTTCGTGACCGAGGATCGCTCGCGCGTCGAAGAGGCGCGCCAGTCGCTGGGCCAAAACGCCGAAGCCGCGCACCAGGCCTGGTTGCGGATACATTCGCTGGGCGCCGTGCGTATCGGCGACAATGTCGAGGTGGGCGCGAATTCGACCATCGACCGGGGCACGATTCGCGATACCGTGATCGGCCGGGGCACCAAGATCGACAACCTTGTGCAGGTCGGTCACAACGTCATCGTGGGCGAGGATTGCCTGCTGTGCGGGCAGGTCGGCATCGCCGGCTCGACCCGGATCGGCAACCATGTCGTGTTGGGCGGGCAGGCCGGGGTGGTGGACAACATCTCTGTCGGCGACGGCGTGGTCGCGGCGGCGGGCACGCTGATCACGTCGAACGCGCCGGCCGGGCGGATGCTGATGGGCTCGCCCGCCGTTCGCATGGACCAGAATGTCGAGATATACAAAGCCCAGCGGCGACTGCCGAGAATCCTTGCGCAATTCGCCGAGCTTCAGAAAACTGTCAAGAACCTGGTGGAGAAGGGTGCGGGTGGCGAATCCTGA